The following DNA comes from Nothobranchius furzeri strain GRZ-AD chromosome 19, NfurGRZ-RIMD1, whole genome shotgun sequence.
CTCCTCCAGCTCTGCTAAGCACAGAGAAGAATCCCCACTGCTGAGGATCTCTGCAAAACTCTCTGAGAAgcaaacacacaaaaatacataaaGTCATGCAAACgttctcagaattctgagataTTTGCTCAAATTTAGCCTTTTAAAAAATATTGTTCGTTCACCCTCTCTTGCCAGGTGCAGCAGGTGAGTCTGCATGTCCTGAACCTCATGCTCTAAGATGTAGTTGTGAAACTGAAACACCGTCAGGACATCCCGGGAGAGCGTCGCAGCAGCGGCGCCAGGAGGAGACGGGGTGTGTGTTGCAGCCAGGTCGCTCCTGTCCACCATCTCTCCCACCACCATGCTGATCactggaggtaaaaaaaaaaaaaaccaattaGTAACAATTCTGCACACGTAATCTGCGTTTAGTTTGCAGAAAACAAACAGAACGAAGAGCCACAGGGATGTTCTGACCCGTGTCGGCGCTGCGCGGGTGTCTCTCCTGCAGCGCTGCTGCGTAGCTCTGCTTCATGTGTTGGAACACTCTGTCCAGCGTGGTGTGGAAAAGTCCCGAAGACCCGCTGCACTCGGACCACAGCGTCATCAGCCGAGGGCGCTCGGCCAGGCTCGGCAGCACTGGGAACACAGAACGTAAATGCAAAacacaccttcaaaataaaagcaccccGTTTTTAATTTGTGGCGCTCACCATCGGCGGCAGAGGTGAGGGCTCCCAGTCGGTCCACGCTGATCTCTGCGAGCTCCTCCAGCAGCTGGGTCTGAGCGGACAGCTTGAGGAGCAGACTGCGGCGCTGCCACACGCCGACCCCACACGCCAGCAGCTGCCAGAACGTTTGGGGACAAACGCAGGTGAGACGAGAGGCTGCGGTAAACTCCGGCGACTATCAGAAGGAGCTGTACCTGTATGAGGTGGTTGCAGTACTGGAGGTGGATGACGATGGCCACATCCAGGTTTTCGTTCCCAGTAGTGAGAGGCATGGGACTTCCTGCTACGCTGTTGCCTACCCCGGTGTCCTCTGTCAGGGCTTCGCTCAGGTGACCTCTGGCCTCCGAGTGCTGGCTCCTGAGCAGAAAATGCATAGAGTGACCACAGGGTGGCAGCAAACCTCACACGTTCTTGTGTCCTGAGGTCTGCAGCAGCTCACTCTATCCCGTCTGCGTCCGGATCAAAAAGCGGAGACTTCTGTGGGGGACTGCTGACGCCGGCGTTGTCGTCTCCTGTGTCGTCATCGTCAAAGTCAGAGGTGTTGAGGAAGTCAAAACTCTCCAGAGCGCTCTCCACGGTCAGGCTGAGACTGGAGGAGCGACTCCTGTGACCTGGGAGACGACACTGAGGGAGAAATACACAGAATCAAACACCTGTAAAATAAAAAGACATCTAATCTGCTGCTGAGGCCTCCAGCGTCTCGAACACATCAGGAGAGGACGCTCGGCACTCCACACCATTCCGAGCAAGAACACTTGACATAATCACTCATCTCGAGTTTACCTTGAGGAGGTCCTCCAGGCGCATCACTTCCTGCTCCAGGTCCTGCAGCTCTCTGCAGCGATGAGTGAGGGACTCCAGCTTCATCAGCAGGCTGTGGATTGCCTCCTCCAGGCTGCTCTCCAGGAACGCCCGGCTGCCCTCTCCCGCCCAGCTCAGGCTGCCTCCTCCCTCTGCGGAGCTACCACCGGACGGGACGACCTCTGAAGAAGTCAGCCTCTTCACAAGCTGTCTCGTCAGGCTGCCTGGCTCCTCCGTGTCCAGCTCCACGGGTTTCAGCTCATCCGCAGGATCCAGGAAGACGTCCTCTGGAGCGACGGTGGACAGGTGTCCGTCGGAACACAGGGACGGGGCGGCCGAGCCGCAGTTGTAGCAGGAATTACGCTGAGACTCCGTGCGCTCCCATTCCGAGTCCTCCGCCACATCTGCTTCATCGCTGGCGAAGCTGGCACTCATCCTGCTCCCTCTGCTACCCGTCTCCCCGTCTTCAtcatactcctcctcctcctcctcatcctcctccactagATGCTCCTCGGCAATGGAGTCCTCTCTCGTCTGGAGGACTTGTGCGGGGTAAGAGTCCGTTTCTGGAGGCGTGACAGTGATCTCAGGGTTGGACTGGCTTTGGGAGAAGCTCTGCGCGGGGCTAGGCGTGGACCCAGAGGCGTCGGAGAAGGTGTAGGAGAGACGTTTGCACTCGGCCACACCGCATCCGCCGTTCTCAAAGACATCGTCTGGCAGCGCGGACTGAAATGACAAAAGAAAATATCAAACATTGGCTGTAAAAAGATACATTTAGgcagaaaacaagaaaaaaatgggTTTTGTAGCGTGAAAAGTCACACAGAAAAGAAAATCGAGCAAAAATCCACACGTGGAGCTCGCCAGCAGAGACTCACACCAGTGAGACAGAGGGGCACACACAGGTTAGAGGGGGGCCCACAACACACTCACATAGACCTCCAGACTGGATTTGGGACGTGGCCGGAGCGAGGCCAGGTCGCCAAAAGAGCGACTACGCCTCAGCTTCTCTATCAGCGTCTCTCGGAGCATTTGGAGGAAGGAGAGGCGCCGGTGCTCCACGGGACACGACTGCCACTTGTGTGAAGGTCGGCGTACAGGACGGGGGTTTAAGTAGGAGGAACAGGCCAAAGGGTTACAATGTGGACACGGGTGAGGGTTAGTGGATGGACTTGTAAACCTGGGGTGCTCAGGATGAAccacagatttaaaaaaaaccaTGATGGACTCACAAAGAAGGAGTTGTCCTGGAAGGTGGGGGTCTCCGGAGTGCCCTGGCTGTAGATGGACACCCGTCTCTGGAGGGCTGCAGCTTTGCTCAAGTTTCCAGAAGATAAGGTCAGATCTTCCACGTCGAAGGGGCTGAAAAACAAAACTGTGTGAAGACCTCGTGCGACCACCAGGTGGCGGTACATAGCACGAAGAGATGGTCCGGCAGCAGACTCCACCGAGATGAAAACAGCCGCTGGCAACACCACCCGGAAACGACTCCCATGCGCTGGAGCGGGTACTTACTACCACGTCACCTCCAGGTTGAGTTTGATGGTTCCCAGGTCGTTGATGTCCACGGCCACCACCTGAGGCATGGCCGTGAACAGCTCCTTGGTCTCACAGATGACACTGCCCACCAGCACGTGAGTGGCCAGACCCTTCAGCTCCGTCACCTGACGGGTGCAGAAGAAACCCTCAGTTCGTGGGCGTGATTCAGATGGTTTCCTGGTTTGGTTTTCACCTTCTCCTGCTGTACCTTGATGTTGATGAGGTCAGAGATGAGAGGCATGAAGACCATCTCATCTCCGTCCCAGCTCTGTCTGGAGTTCACCTCGATCCTCCCTTTCAGCTTCCAGCGCTGCCGACCGTACCGCATGAAGATCTGATGGAAAGTCTGGTTTTAGTGCCTGATTGTCACTCTACTAACTTATAAACTGTCTAAGATCTATTTAGTTTTGCCCTTTAGACACAGCAGCAAGAGAAACACGTTCATGTTGACCGGTTTTTATGATGAACTGGAAAAAAGAATGGacatattttataattttatattcTCGGTGAATCTAAAATATTCCACTTTTGGCCACATTAAATATTTAGTCATTGTTCTCAAATTATAGGCTGTCAATGCAATCTTTTAAAGGGGCCAAATATACAAaactcatcttttttttttaatatagttTTTTGCTCCCACGTGCTTTATGCTGCCTCTATAAGCATCTGTTTTTTAACAGTGTTTGGTTTTGGTTAACAAGCCGTctcaaaaagtccccgtttgtgatgtcacaatcagggAACTCAGAACGACCTCTCACAGGCAGGAGAGAGCAGccactctactccaagcccctcccagatattggagcttctcagcttatagcagccaatcagaggatgGGTGGTCGtggtcagctccagcttgttttcttaaagtgacagagccctgaaacggctcactcTGGAAGGTATTGAAACTGTCAAGCACAAATCTGCTGAAATTGCTTTTTGCGTGGGGGATTTTGTTTTAAGAACcacatgttttgtatcgaccataaAACTAATATAACCTATGATACGTCTCCTTTAAAACAACTTATATTCGTCTCAATATTATTCTGCTCTGCCCAGCATATAACTGCTGTTTGTAACCTAGTACTTCTGTTTTGTTACCCCTTCAGGCGGCGGGTCAACAGTAGCAGAACCTATTTTGGAGACTATATCCTAATGAAACATGCACTGAACTTAAAACAACCCACTAAAATCAAATAATTCCAAGAAGTACGAGAATGTTTGCATAAAACATTTATTGTTAAtttcattttaaattattttatagcCCCTAAAAAACAGAAAATGCTCAAATTTGAATTGCCTTTTCCCTTCACTATTGATCTAGATGTAACTACAAGTTCAGATGCGTTCTCCAAACACATTAATAAGTAAAGCAATATTGATTGGGCGAGGGCTGAGAGTACGCCGTCACACTCCATCACGTTTAGGGGTCAAGCCTCTATCTGACCTTTTCCCAGATCCTCATTACCTGCAGTCTGATGGATCGGAGCCCCCACAGCGGAGGCGTCTCTACCTGCGTGGGCTTGATGAgtcatgtttttatttactttgagGGTTTTTGTACAGCTGGTAAGTAAACATCTACATACAGTAAATTATGTAAGAGACAAAGTTACTAGGCAACAGCCTGCAGACCGGAGGGGGGATCAAGTCCCCGAAACGGAAGTGGGACATAAATATCAGAGGCTTTCTGGATTCAGCTGCTCGACTCGTTTATTCCTGTTTCTGACGTGATCTCCTCTTTTATCTCAATTCTCTGAGTTTAGAGTAAAGAAAAATGTTTGTGGAGCTACTTAATCTAatcaaatgaaggtttatttacaaacaaacaaaatctaaTCACAACTCAAGTCGATTTAAATACAGCCCTCTTTACTCTAATTATAATctaatttaatccaattcaatctgAGTTAATGAACTGCAAACACTAGTAGTGCACGTGCAGTCGGGGAGGGGCTCTTTCtggctactagattattttcacgGGAAATAAAAGCTGCTGTGACTGAGCAAACACCATGACATGATCTCAGAGTGAAATAAGTGGAAAAATGAAAGCCAGTCTTGCCTCGTACTGATCTCCAGGACAGAGCCGAGCGAATCCCGCCAATCCTATCAGAGACATAATTAAAGAAAAGTCACTTTCCTGCAAAAGTCCCAATTTTTCCATAATCCAACAAACATTCCTTGGACCTTCAAAACACCAACTGTAAATGTATACAATGACAAATGATACAATTTGGATAAAAATGTCCTTTTTAGGTATTTCCTTCCTGTTTTTATTTATAAGGTTTAACCCCTTTAAAAAACACGAGGCTTATTTTGAAATTTGACATCACCCTTCAAATTGAAATAGAAATAAATCAGTATCTGTGCAAAATTCTGCAGCAAAATACACCCTATCCATTTAAATAGCACATATTTCACAAAGTTAATATACTAGTGAAGTAAGAAAATATCAGTATGCagaaatatcacaatatttcatGTTTAGACGCTGAATTAATATTTAAAAGAAGTGTATTGATTTTTTAattgcaaacatttactgtattttctGTTTGGTGCAATTTAAACTttaactgctaggtggcagcagtgtttACGGCCTTCACTGAAGGAGCAACGAGATCTCCCGATAACTCTGGGTGTGTCTTGGAAGCCTCTGGCCTGAGCTTTCTAATTAAATCCAGTCCTAAAATGTAAACTAACCAacatatcgtatcgccagattcttgccaaGATACACCCCTATATAGTATCTACAAGTATAGCAGCGGGACTCAATTTTGAAAAATCTAGTTAATTAAAGGCTTTgtgattaattaatcttgattaatcgcattttaatcgttcaagacAATTTGTGGAAAAGggattttaagtaaaaaaaaattgcttatTTATTTCAATTTTTAATCTTGAACAACTTAAATATTCAAACTTTTACAAATTTCTATAAGGTTTAACTAACCCAAAACAGCTAAAGGGAAATATGTAAAATTCACACCAAATAAAAGCTCGGGTCTAATGATAGATTTTGaatagattttttatttttatttaagagCACAAATAAGTGACATTTTGTTATGGAAaaaattatgtttattaattcttgaacaTTGACTcaaccaactgaatgtaaatgtattgctctatgcctctttgatcatgctcactcattcagacacacccacacaagccactcacacacacacacacacacattcttgaattcattctctctctctctctctctctctctctctctctctgtctctctctgtctctgtctctgtctctgtctctctctctctctctctctctctctctctccctctctctctctccctctctccctccctccctccctctctctctctctctctctctccctctctctctctctctctctctccctctctctctccctctccctctccccccccctctctaaataaactctgtgaccggatgttcggtgcattttgcttcgtgcatcttgccacagttataactgtttgacttgtttgcTCATTGTCTCCTCCTCTCTTCActgtaggaaatgggttattgataaacatattgataaaatccatgacacattTCTAGAACTTTGTAAtacttaaagagggactgcacaccatcagaaaatgtaactccacacctagtcaagatttgaaaagcgatatgaaagtgggcgttgccaggaggcactgaGTGGcacggccaagtgtggggaacttCCATCCTGAGAGGGAGGGGATTGgggggagactgtaccgatgacgtgaaattgttccagccccagccAATCTACAAGTTTTAAATGCAGTAGccgcagggggcagcactaagatgtttttagacctagattctagattcaatcaagtttacacaaacatgtcaaaaatgcacagaaacagaaagattgcatttgcaaAGACCCAGTTATACAGTTAATAGCaacaaaaaaagttattttgaggtttagttactctttaaggaTACATTCTTGCACAGTAATCAGATTTAGTGGTTAACTTAGGGAACTGTAAGCTGAGGATTAAACAAGCTAAATATCTGAGTTACAACATTAATGAGTCCCACCTTTCATTTTGATGTGAAACTCTCCGAGCAGATTCTCCAGCTCGCTCTCGAATGTGCTCATGCTCTGTACGAGAAAAGATAAAACTGGTCAGAtgaggaggaggcggagcctcTCAGGATATGTGatgacacaggtgtgtgtgtctcCGTGCAGGTGTTTACAAATTAGAGCAAACAGACTCCATGTAAACAGTGATCTTATCCGTAAACAGGACATCACGCAGCATTAGCTTAAACTCTAGGATTTGTTTTAGTCTTTGATGGAGGCGGCAGCCTCTCACACCTCGGTGTATTCTTTGTAGCGCCGGTTGACCTCCGCTATGCTCTCTTTGGTGCCTTTAgtggagggagaggaggagaaggCCTGCTTCATCCGGCTGGCTCCGTCCCTCAGACGGCTCTGGATACAGAAAGCCTCGTACAGCTCGTCCACCTGAGGGAGGAAAAAGAACAACACACAAATTAATTCATCGTTAAAAGAATGTTTAAACGAAGTCCGTTCAGATGTGTTGCCAATTtatgaggcagcagtagctcaggaggtagagcgggttgcctcatgatcggagggtcatgggctcgattccagctcccgccaggggtattctgctgttgtgtccttgggcaagacacttcacccgacttgtctgtgttggtggtggtcagagggaccgacggcggcagcctcgcctctgtcaggccgccccagggcggctgtggctacaaagtagcttaccatcactagcagtgtgtgaatgtgagtgcatgaaagcgtctgAGTGTCCTAAAACGCGCTacataagtttgatgtattattatttatattatgtCACAAGACAAAACATGAAAAGAATCAAAAGAATATAAAAAGTGTATAACATCTCACAGGATATACTGTAAGTATACATAAATAATTTTACATAAACTTTGAAATTTCAGAGATTGGAACCATTTTAAAACAGCCGCAAACAGCTTTGGTTTTTTTAGGTGcttagactagccgttagctcatcagtcatgaTATCTACTATGGGTAAGATAGTAAATATTAATAATTGTATCATGGAAATAACTCAAAATGTTGGAAAATCTTTCTAAATAATGAAAACGTTCTAAAAATGAGGATATTCTTCCGAGTACTGACAACGCAGCTCTAAACCTAAATCCAAACCAGTTTCAGTCTCGGTCATGCCCTCTTGCATTTGAtcaagggacagcagtagctcagaaggtagagcaggttgttcagtaatcggaaggttgcaggtacgaTCCCGGCTctcgccagagaatgctgcttttgtgtccttgggcttaacctgccttgcttgctggtggtggtcggacggaTCGATGGTACCAGTGCTCaccagtctcgcctctgtcagtgggcaccaaggcagctgtggctacatcatagctcatcatcaccagactgtgatgtgtgtgtgaatgggtgaatgtgttgtgaagtgccttgggggttgcagaaccctaagaaggtgctatattcAGCCAGTTATCAAAACAACCCTTCTAACACAATAGGACCTAACGACAATAACAACTTCTCAGGGGGTATTTATTGGTAGTTTCTGCTACAATTTCCCATTTTCCAGTCAAAATTAATAAAGCTCCTCATATGAGaagtgaaatgtcttcaagaaatcaCAGAAGTCCAGTTGCTTTCTTTTGaaacctttggattaccatgacctggatgactgagaccttcaccAGCATGCACCAGTTACAGAGAGCCTAAGCCCTTAGCTCATCAGCCAAGCGAATCAGAGAGAAGTTTCAGAGCTTCCTGTGAAACCAAACACGGTGAAGCACGAATGGTCTGAATGTAAACTTGCATAGAGAATTTGCAGCTAAATCTCCAAAATGTCAATGTAAATTAATAAATCGGTGCTTTTCAGTGTTTTTGCAGCCAATCAATACAAACTACAACATGTCAGGTAAGGAGCATCTGTGTCAGGAATGAAATACCttaaagcatccagatggagcatcaggattagtaccttcacttTTTCTTACCTCAATGGCAgcctttatttttttactcaaaacaagaaaatctgtattatatttaagaatatttaacTTATTTCAAGTGGTGACGGTTTTGCAGATAAGaattttatttcctttttgtCTAAAATAACTCTTGAAAGTCTATTTTTGCAGTGTGTCCAGTCCCATaaatgtctactgccctctggtagaGGATATAGAGGTGGAAATGTGTTGAATTTATTACTGTAATATTATTACATATTTACATAATTAAACAGATCATTATATAGCTGTTAAAATAAAAATGGCCAATAACTAGCTCAGTTTTTAAACTACCTTTTTAAAAGTTATAATTACATGTTTCACATTTTAAAGTCTTAATAGTCTCTGAACATTTAGCATTATTCTTTAACATCAGTGAGGAAGTATACCACCTCAAAGTTCATTTATGTAAAGAAGAAAAAAGTACAAATGCACCGATTGTAGTTTTGAGGGCCAATACCGAGTTCCGATTTTTGTGAAGCTCTGAACCGGCTGGTGACTGACTTGATGATTTCAATTGTCTAAGAGAAATAAAAACGAGTTATTTTTACATTCCAGATAAACTTAAAAGTTTTGATTCTGGACTAAAAAACTTCTACAAGAAAGATCTGTTATTGTTAGCATGGTGTAGCACTTAACAGATGGGGAACAATATCAGATGGCaatgctgcgtgtgtgtgtgtgtgtgtgtgtgtgtgtgtgtgtgtgtgtgtgtgtgtgtgtgtgtgtgtgtgtgtgtgtgttataaaagAAAAATTAAGAAATAAAAATTTTGAGTTTCAGATCAGTCAATTATAGATTAAATCCTTACAAATGAAAATTCACATCAAACCACCTTTGGCCTTACAGCATCCAGACAGAGTAACAGGATTAGTACCTCCATCACAAACCGGCCATATCCAGTCctatacatgtctactgccctctggtggaggatttcTAGGTTgtaagggccaattttatttcttcCTTACTGTTCTATTgttatatggtaaatggcctgtatttgatatagcgccttctagagtcctggaaccccccaaggcgctttacaacacaatcagtcattcacccattcacacactggtggggatgagctacgatgtagccacagctgccctggggcgcactgacagaggcgaggctgccgagcactggcgccaccggtccctccgaccaccaccagcaggcaacgtgggttaagtgtcttgcccaaggacacaacgacagcgacagactgagcggggctcaaacctgcaaccttccgattgcggggcgagcacttaactcctgtgccaccgtcgccccatgtaATCACACATGTGCATATAATCACACAGTAAAACTAAAGATCGTTGTATATTTGTTATAACAGTTTTTATGAAATTCCTCCTGATTTCTGTGTCGTTATTACAATAAAACATGAAGGTTCAACCGTCGGTGAGGCACGCAGTAAAACTCACAAACACTAGAAGTGAAAACAAAACTTGGGTGAGCTTCATTAGAGGAAGAAACGGTCTCATTGAGGCTGTTTATTGGTACTCAATGAGACGACGAGGGGAGAAAACGGGCCGTTCTGGCGCCGGTCGTCCTAACAGCTGCTGTTTGTTTGAGTGAAGCAAAGCGGACGCTCCAAGGTGGTTCGCCTACCTTTAAAGGTGACAAACGAGGGCTGAAAAATCACATCTGAAGATGTTTTAATAACTTTCCACACAAATCCAACCGGCTCCACCTTAAACCATCCACCCGCCCGACTGGGACCAAACCCACCCGTCAGTCTGTCTGTGGTCCATGTGGTTCGGCTGCAGCAGCTGAAGAACGTCTGGCATAAGAGAGTAACTCAAGTCTGGAATTAAAAACATTCATCCAGCTGAGCTGTGTGATTTTATTAGACTCAGACGAGTTAATTATTTTTGtctgcaagaaaaaaaaacaggatgaATGGTCATAATCGGATCGTTATCGGCTAATGGAGGTCTCTTTTCTCCCCAATTAGGACGACTGATGCCGCCTTGGAGAATACGTGCTTTTGAAGGTCAGCCAAGCTTAGACGGCATCCAACAGCATATTGCTGAGcctccggtgtgtgtgtgtgtgtgagtgtgtgtgtgtgtgtttgtgcaaaaCCAAAAAACAGAAAATGACAGACATAAGCACAAATGAAAGATAAAAACATGGGTTTTTTTCCTTCtgggagatttttttttttttgtaaaaataaGCTAAATATTAGTGTTTATGGTTTTATTTACCTATATGAGAAACcgtttttgaaaagaaaaactcAATCAAAGCATAAGTCTAAAAATAGACCtttctttaaagaccaagttcactgaagaacttttttactgttattttttaTGTAAGATCTGAAAGTCTGACTTTCAAATGCAGGTTAAATGCGAAAACAGTCTTCTGCCTGTATTTCCGGCATTAGCCGCTGACAGAAGATGTACAGGGAAACtatcggattagaaaagcccgaCAATTGTACATCgcattgaaaattagcattcatagacTCGCCCATCTGGACTCACCATGAAGATGACCGTtgtcggtttagcgtccaggaaacagcagagcacgttTTGGCTAATATAAGCTAATcgtcagcattagcaactccaccacacagcagaactccttcaggcttgtgttatttgtggagataaaacatcaacgttgcagaggaaatggagtcagtggtagagtcgtgttgctgttagccaatcagaggagagaaaaTATcagtgagtaagactccaaatcctgtcgttttCACTGCAGATGCATTTTACAAACAAGTGAACTTAGTCTTTAACAGTTTCAGTAACGTAGGGGTATTATTTAAAGTAGCAGTGTGTAGTTTcttggcactagggggcagtacataaatACATTACAGGGTAGTTTCACACCTTATcgccgtgactgtcgctagtttgaaAACCATCACGGTAAATGTTGTCGAGCAGAAACGTGcgacctcggcgtgactcctcagactttgaaacTCCTAACTGGGAAATTAGTGTTTCTTGTAACAGGCTTCCATGTGTAATTTGAGGCGAAggtagcacaggagttaagtgcttgccctgtaatcggaaggttgcaggttcgagccccgctcagtttgtcgctgtcgttgtgtccttgggcaagacacttaacccccctttgcTTGCTGGTAGTGgcaggagggaccagtggcgccagtgatcGGCAGACTGTCGGCGCGTCCcacggcagctgtagctacaatgtagctcattaccgccagggtgtgaatgtgtgtgtgaatgggtgaatgactggttgtgttgtaaagcgccttggggggttcgaggactctagaaggcgctatatcaaatacaggccattttattaACTGTTTTGGTTACTTTTAATTTAATTccaacaataattattattaataataacataATAATAACAAAAGCCCGTTATTGTCCCTCGTTGGGGAAATTCTGGTGCTCCAGCAGCAAAGTTACAGGTAAGGTAAGAAAAACAGATTCacacaaatatacagaaaaataaGAATAGAATAGATTGTAAATTATTTACAGCATGGATGTAGTAATGACAGAAATATTGTTCAGCTTTCTGCATTTTGTTTATTATACACATATTTACTCATGAAGTAAATAAATGTGCAGCTTTTTACTGTCAATTTAAAAATTTGAACAAAGAATCTTTAGGATTTGGGAGACTGGAACGTTTTCAAAGAAATTTGtgtgggcacacacacacacacacacacacacacacacacacgcacgcacacacacacacacgcatgcacgcacacacacacacacgcatgcacgcaaacacacacacacacacgcacgcacgcacgcacacacacacacacgcatgcacgcacacacacacacacgcatgcacgcaaacacacacacacacacacgcacgcacgcacgcgcagacACATGgaagcgtgcgcacacacacacacgcatgcacacacacgcgcgcacacacacacatgcatgcacgcacacacacacacgcacgcaaacacacacgcatgcacacacacacacacacgcgcatgcgcacacacacacgcacacacacacgcacgcacgcgcacacacacacacacacacacacacacacacacacacacacacacacacacacacacacacacacacacacacacacaaacacacacacacttaatatCTGGGGAAGGGATCAAAATAGGTGTGCCACGCCAAAAAACATCAAACAGTCCCCTCTCTGAGGagtcgtgtgtgtgagtgtgtgtgtgcgtgtgtgtgcgtgcaggtgtgTGTATGTGGTGAGATTAGAATCAAAGGAAGAGGGGACATAATCACAAACTATTCACACTCATCCTGGGCTGAATTTAGCATGTGGCTGATGTCAACACACGCCCTCTCCCAGAGGAGGAGGACGTGCCCAGCAGCTGTGTCACTCGTCTCTTTAACGATGCCCCGCTGGTCCGCGGCGTTCAGCAGGACACGCATCAGACCCTCTCCTGGCTCAGGAAGCATCACGTAGGCTTGCGCCGCGCCACCTGCCTCCTGCAGACATCCGCAGGCAGCACAG
Coding sequences within:
- the ripor2 gene encoding rho family-interacting cell polarization regulator 2 isoform X4; amino-acid sequence: MAAGTHSPGGPNGIIRSQSFAGFSTLQERRSRCNSFMGNSVVQKKPQSKPKKPHLSGHKGGSSSREPQPKRLEEIYMALKQGLDEYLEVHQTELDKLTSLMKDMKRNSRLGVLYDLDKQIKSIERYMRRLEFHISKVDELYEAFCIQSRLRDGASRMKQAFSSSPSTKGTKESIAEVNRRYKEYTESMSTFESELENLLGEFHIKMKGLAGFARLCPGDQYEIFMRYGRQRWKLKGRIEVNSRQSWDGDEMVFMPLISDLINIKVTELKGLATHVLVGSVICETKELFTAMPQVVAVDINDLGTIKLNLEVTWYPFDVEDLTLSSGNLSKAAALQRRVSIYSQGTPETPTFQDNSFFSALPDDVFENGGCGVAECKRLSYTFSDASGSTPSPAQSFSQSQSNPEITVTPPETDSYPAQVLQTREDSIAEEHLVEEDEEEEEEYDEDGETGSRGSRMSASFASDEADVAEDSEWERTESQRNSCYNCGSAAPSLCSDGHLSTVAPEDVFLDPADELKPVELDTEEPGSLTRQLVKRLTSSEVVPSGGSSAEGGGSLSWAGEGSRAFLESSLEEAIHSLLMKLESLTHRCRELQDLEQEVMRLEDLLKCRLPGHRSRSSSLSLTVESALESFDFLNTSDFDDDDTGDDNAGVSSPPQKSPLFDPDADGIESQHSEARGHLSEALTEDTGVGNSVAGSPMPLTTGNENLDVAIVIHLQYCNHLIQLLACGVGVWQRRSLLLKLSAQTQLLEELAEISVDRLGALTSAADVLPSLAERPRLMTLWSECSGSSGLFHTTLDRVFQHMKQSYAAALQERHPRSADTVISMVVGEMVDRSDLAATHTPSPPGAAAATLSRDVLTVFQFHNYILEHEVQDMQTHLLHLAREESFAEILSSGDSSLCLAELEEVALSTLWPRNITLKILASLLTAEDPQVSKAAADYLSSGASNRHFRTRAVECYTQALSEAGVQSQRAACSALGCLQAVESIKTVISMCDSADEELRHVAIETLLAFGDEGRLAYEQLDTVVGEMIRLGTRRGNAVTTAF